ccatctctacccatttgcaattcccaaccaCCTACATTTatatgaagtatctgtgcaaaatttcaagcggtgttttacgcattcgacctctatcgtgatttcaacagacggatggacggacatgcctagatcgattgagaacgtcgagacgatcaagaatatatatgctttatggggtcttaatcgAATCctacggtggcgggtataataaACTTTTAAAGgcgctcctatttgtaaggctattttgcgtctttaactacggttcactgttgtcttgtcccaaggtcaatttcctTACTTTCAACTATATTATGACCTTGATTTTAAAttgttgtctttaataacaaaacTTAAATTTAAGGATTTATTAGCTTTacgtttaaaataaaaaatccgtaatatgaaggaaaatatttttcaccaaaggaaatgtttgattaaaatgttggaaaattgatcatctttaaattaagtttgctaatctttggctcgaatctttaaaattaggacaaccATTTTTTAAGTGTATATGTTTCTTATCATAACATATGGTAtgacaaatgaaaaattttatttttatgattcaaaaaatataaaaaaagtagaTTTATCGAAATTAAACACGCTGTCCCTATTTGAATGGCTACCactgtatatactttgttgggtctccgATCAATAATTCGATATGTTAGAAacggacgaaattagtatatcctatggtggaggatataaaaagtaaagcaAAGATCAATTTATCGATTccaataaaaacttttaatataTGACACAAAATTGGTAGTTTTTTTGGATTTGTTAAAAACTGCGCTTACAAAATTACCATTATtattattcgaccacatggcaCAAGTAGAAGAAAATCTAAACAATACTTGAGTAGCCCATTGTAATTATCTACATTGGCAACTTTTGTGGCTttttgaatgaataaataaatgaatacttccgcctatgacgctgaacgcttgggttcgaatcctggcgagaccatcagaaaaaattttcagcggtgattttcccctcctaattctggcaacatttgtgaggtactatgccatgcaaaacttctctccaaagaggtgtcgcactgcgacacgcagttcagactcggctaaacttgaatcggactgcactcattgatatgtgaggagtttgcccctgttccttaatggaatgttcatgggcaaattttgcatttttttgcacttaagcagagtattctgtacagttttcaaaattgttgcaaaagacaaaatatcgtaattttttttaacataattaCATGAACATTATTGCACTAACTAAAACTTACATTCATATTACACTAGgattaattatttttaagtgCTCCATTTAAGCCATTAgcgtaaaaaggcatttatttatttaaatgattttacgtttttttataaggattttgacaatacttagTTATGGTAAACTATAaacatatttattaaattttttgaaatgatttttctcaataaaaaaaacaacatcgcATTCGTAACTTACTGGTTCATTGCCATAGATATCAATCTCTCGGGTTATAGGAATCTCAATAAATGGCAAGAGAAAATCCAATCCCAAAGCTAGGTGTTTACCAACAGGATTGAAGGACACAATATCCACCTTAGGTTTCCGTTCTAACATTGACACTATGGAACTTCCATTGAGTGCAAAATCCTCATCAAAGTTGATTGCCTTAGCACTTCCgctcaaataaatagcaaaaattaACACTGTTTCCCGTAAACTTTTATacatttcaaattaatttggaATAAAGATAAAAAACACAACTTAACACTTCCGAGTATTTTTAAGAAATGAATGATTTTTTGAAACGTTGGTAAACTTTAAGTTTGGCGGGCACTTCATTTCAAGCTCTGCTGGCTTAAATAATAGTACCCGCCAGCAGCAGAATCTAACCAAATGACAAAATGTTAGCAAGTGATTCGCTTTGTTGgcttccaaaaaacaaaaaaaaaacaacaaaacatagAGTCTAGTGGTAATGGATAACAAACGCTCTGACGCCCAAGACAACTGCCATGTAAAACCATGTAAAACATTGTTTGTTTATTATGCAAATTGTGTGTACTTGAGCTCCTGTAGTCTCATTTAAGTGCTGGAAAATTATACTCGAATTAAGTAAACATACTCGTAGTACATAGAAAATATTCAAAATGCCTTTGAATTTATTTGCATAATACCCAGTACTATTGCACATTGcataaattatataatttttgcaCTTTTCTCGATTATTGGATTGGAAATACATAAAAGTTAAATGTTTTAATGATGTTTCATTAAATGTCAAAGTACTTACTTTTAGAGCAAGGaagaaattatttcaaaattatcATTTAATCTAAGTGCCTTATACCAATAAAATGACAAAGCGTACAATTTGCATGTATGCACTAAATAAACAACCgcagttgtttttgtttcatttcacaGTGGAGTGCAAccaacttgttatacccaccaccacatgtGTATGGGAGTATACAAATGTATGTgctctgaaaaaatgtttgtcctaatttttaaagattcgagccaaagattagcaaacttaatgtAAAGatgatattaaatttgtatgtccatcaccatagtatggggatatactaagctagttattccgtttgtaacacctattCGTCTAATACACCTAAAgtttacatattcttgatcctctcgacgctctgagttgatctaggaatgtccgtccgtccatctgttgaaatcacaatagcggtcgaacgcgtaaagctagccgcttgaaattttgcacagatacttaatattgtaggtcattgcaaatttttccatgaacattccattaaggaacaggggaaaacttctcgcatatcaatgagtgcagtcccattcaagtttaagctcacctcctttttatagccgagtccggacggcgtgccgcagtgcgacacctcttttgaggagaagtttttaaatggcatagtacctcacgaatgtcgccagcattaagaggcgaaaaccaccgttgaaaattttatgatggtctctccaggatttcaactcaggcgttcagcgtcataggcggacatgctaacctctgcgctacggtggcctccattgtaggtcataggggattgcaaatctgccatatctattcagatttagatatagctcccatatctatcCATACctagatttgatatagctcccatattaaccgatctcccgatttgatttcttgatcccttacatgtcgcaatttctgtccgatttagctgaaatttagcatgtagtgttctgctatgacttgatttagctccatgatttagttcccatataaaacgatctcccgatttgatttcttgagcccctaggaaccgcaatttttttcggatttggctaaaaattgccGATTTGCATGTGgggttctgttataactttcaacaactctgccggTACGAtataaatcggtgtataatctgatatagctcccatataaaccgatctcccgacttgacttcttgagcacctggaagccgcaattttcatccgttttggataaaattgcacatagtgttctgttacgacttccaacaactccgtctagtacagtccgaatcggtctataacctgatatagctcccatattaaccggtcttccgatttgacttcttgatcccttacatgCCGCtacttttgcccgattttgactttttgagcccatacacaccgaaatttttgtccgatttggctgacattttgcgtgtacttttttgttatgacttccaacaactgtccgaatcggtctataatctgatatagtttccacataaaccggtctcccaatttgacttcttgagaccttacaagccgcaatttttatccgatatggctgaaattttgcatgtggactttgttttttttttcactttcaacaactgtgcctagatcgggttataacctgatatattgggttgcccaaaaagtaattgctgattttttaaaagaaagtaaatgcatttttgataaaacttagaatgaactttaatcaaaataaatttttttacactttttttctaaagcaagctaaaagtaacagctgataactgacagaagaaagaatgcaattacagagtcactagctgtaaaaaaatttgtcaatgccgactatatgaaaaatccgcaattactttttgggcaacccaatagctcacatataaacagatcttctgatttgacttcttgagcccgtacaagccgctacttttgtccgatgttgacttcttgagccattttacgtgtagtgttttgttataacttccaacaactgtgcccaatttatgtccgatttggctgaaattttgcatttagtgttctgttatgacttccaataactgtgcctattacggtccgaatcggtctataacctgatatagctcccttataaaccgatctcccaatttgatttcttgagcccttacaagccagaatttttgtccgatttggctggagttgaacatgtagtgttttattatgacttccaacaactctaccaaatacgatccaaatcagtctctcAATCatgcttgttcggttcccagaagctttaatatttattggtttgacagaagtttggtaagtagaataaaattatgcccttcaactaaatttattttctatacattttttgcagaatccatggtggtgggttcccaagactcggccccgccgaacttagtacgcttttacttgttataagttAAGATACTAAGTTtaaaagaagaatttttcaaaaaataataattggatggtcatctatgaagtaaaataagaatcaatcaaggatcaaaatttgaaacagatggTCATttccgttagtaaataggaaattaattttaaagataccatctttattttaaagttcgcgatctttggctcgttttcattgtaaaaattctacaaataagGAAAGATTGTAAATgttgtgacaaattttttctcagGGACGTTATTTCATTTGTAACatctggaaatattgatctgcgccGACATAGGGAATATATATTAATAATTATCTTGAAATACCGTCCATTTTGTCGGGAGCGTTTGAATGAATGAAGCTATACTATCTTCGAAAAATCTCATCCCCACTACGGTATTAAAAGCATTCTGATAGTCATTCACTTGGgaatatccgattcaagtttatgttcACTTAAAGGGAgttcctttctatagccgagtccgaacggcgtgccgcagtgcaacacttcTTTAGAGAGAGGTATTTTAGTATCTCaaaaatgccgccagcattaggagaggatattATTTTCAGCCTtggggaaaatactgcagaagtgatcactcggctaaacagaagaaaggcggattgggaaaGATTTTCGCACacattctgcaccactatcccttctagaccagaaagggaagtggaaactgctGAGGATATacacataatggtcaagcggattacGAAGGCCTTGAATGACTAACTTGTGTCAGCAAGCCCTAGTGCTAAGCCAAggagcaaacagcgaccgccatggtggaccccagaactggttgatcTAAGCAAGAGCTGCTTAagagagcgaaagccacaagaacaCCACACGATTAGGatgtctataaggctgagctaagaaaatacaagggcgagctgggaaaggctcagaacaaattctggttgaaattctgcagctccatggAAGATACATCCGAGGCCTCAAGTCTAAGAAAGATTCTATCCTCGAAACCTCTTACGTATatatgggatatattcagaagtctgaGAATGCATAGACAATATCTATTAGTaaggatatacatatatggttttgtggtctggtggacggcgcttcaaaaatccacctactgttcaatactcaaccggttCCAACGGATGGcttttttgtgcatcacagccgcactaagaACGACaaaatctgatgcactgaattgaatgctacatcttatgcctctggacattgtggctagacaaattgctgcgaccactgccgtgtggttaagggagctttctcattattAATGTGGCTATTGtattatccttaatacaatatccgatgttccatgcagtgttgattacaccctgcctgagccgctttttgattaaaaatactgtaccactatttctgatagatgCGATTGGAAACACGAcattcctggtaatagaagttacatagacttctatacgaatgatTCCAAACTAGGCGACCAGGTTggatttggggtgtactctaaagattttgaactggtcatatcgaaaaggttacccgaccactgtagtgtgtatcagcggagattcttgcatttaaggaagtggtggaatggctaagatataatgtcataacgacgattggcatacatttttttcagacagccattaaatccctgaaaaaCGTAtgtctgaacacaaaaaccgcactcgactgtcgcaaatttctcAACGAGAGGGCTGTACAGTGCGccttccaaaactatgtggccaaatctagacttgaagaggtcttccgctttgctgtcactggctagaacaggacactgtctaattggaaaatatgctgacagacactggcagtcagaaggagttccactttaggttctcatttcttcgagAACCTGTCttatttagcagatgtgaacatttccCCGTTgtggggctttttaaagcgatctggttggttcaacggtaggaactaaaagccatcttccttcttctgttcttgtggtatcacaatggacgaaaacgtctaagtgagtctgatggcagactgccacttaaacctaacctaacctacgatTCACATCAACTTTCAAGAAGTaagatccaatgatgccaccaccccataaaccacaccaaactgtgactttttctggatgcattggtagctcttgcaatgcttcactccaaaatgaacaattctgcttattgaaccaaaaatgggcttcgtccataaaatgaaagaagcgcGTGATTAAGTTTCTTAACAGTTATTCGTTTGTGAGACGatgcatggttaaattatagaccaaactgaagatgtttgacagtgaaacaaaacatgaaacgtgcgAGAGCTCTTTATACCAGTGTTGTCATAAACTTCTTCAGAAACTTATGCGAAAGGTTAAAATCTCCCATCATGCCCTTTTGAGCACTCTTGGTCATTCTCCTCACAATTATTATTCTTCATCTCCATATCATAGTTCCATGAGTGTAGGGTAAACAAGGTCCTCCCCAGCATAGACCCTTCTCTTGGGCTCTTGAACTGCGATTCACCCCATAGTTTAAACTTGGAATATCATGCAGCTTATCCAAACTGATACTTTCACAGCTGTTCagttccaaaattttttattaatataaaaataaataaattatttattataaaaagcttataactaaaaattattttcttcttataagacaaaaaataaactctaagtaatatttaaatatttcacaatttttgctAGCATGCCAAAAGCTTTCTTAGCAACTGGCGGATTCCAATTACAATTTCGGTAAGTTAAACTGCAGTCTCGACCACTTTTAGCTGCATCAAGGGCATCCTTGACAGCAGTTCCATTTAAGACACTGTGCACCGATTTCAGACTAAAAATGTAATCAGTTCAAGCTTTAAGTTTAAAAAAGAATTCAAAAGAAAAACCTACCCCATAATGCCATCAATGATTTTGTAAATGCTGCCAGCTGTGCCGGTATGCCCACCAGCCACATTTCTCTGCCTATAATCGCATATCGTCTTCTGAATACAATTTCCCAGATCAATGTCATTTTCATATAATTTAGACTCCACATATGAAACAAAGTTATTGGGATATAAAGCTGCAAAGAAAGTCCAATTTGTCTTAAATcacagcaatttttgttttcgATTTGCCCATTTTAATTACTTGAAGAGTTGTCATGGTGGAGTTGATGCCATGGCGGGTACTCTGCTGAACTGCGTGATGACTTTTTATAACCTCCCACAATGCCAATACCACCAAATGGACTGAAAATCAATTTCGCCAATATAGCCAATATTCCACCTATGGCCACCACAGCTCCTGTCGTCAGAATGGAGTGAGTattcaaattgaatagattccgAAAGGCCGTCTTTGTTAAATGCATGCTGCGTTCTATGGGTATTCGCACAAAGGGTATGATGAATTCCATTTCAATGCTTACATCCTTATCATCGGCATGAAATTGAAATCCTCGTGATTTTCGATTAGTGCCAGCTGTATGGGGCAATTGCCTTGGTAATCCCACTTCCGTATCCAGTTTATTAAAGCTACGCGGTTCAAAGTCACGAAATCTTAAAACATTTGAAGACGTATTGCCAGAGTTCGTATAAAATCCTTTATTAACACTTGTCGTAGTGGTAAATTCataataattaaatttcatCGACAATATCGTAATCATAAACACCAAATTGTAGGCGTAATAGCGGGTTTTGCAATATGCCCCCATCGCCGTTGACATTCACACGAAAAACAGAAAATCCGCGCGCAAGCCTTATCTTCTGGCGAGAGACAGAGGCCGAACCGAAATTGATGATGTCAAAAGAGTTTCTGAGCACGTCTTGAAGTTCAacacttgttttatattttgaCTTGACTGAGTGTATGCAAATTACTGTCACCATGTTGCTTCAAGCGAAGTCATTTATGATGGTGGCGTTTACACTATGCCACCATCTACCATTCCCAATTTTCATGCCACATGGGTGCACCACCGCCATAAGTTTTACGCTTTGTTAATAAACATATTCGAATCAAATGTTTTGgggccaatttaaaatttattaccaaaattacAAGAGTTCACATGATGTCGTTGTACTACAACAACTTAAACGGCCTAAAACATGttcttttagtttttgttaCAATTTTATGAAATCTAAACCTTGTTAATGAGCTACAATGCGATTTAGGTTTTATGCAATAATATCTTCAACAAATTTATGACTGTTAATACACCTTAAACTGTAAACAATGGAAGTTTGCAAAGAtagattgcaaaaaaaaaacaataaaagaaaattttaaaataatgaaattcaaagtacgatgaaatatagaaaacaaaaaagatcaaataatgtttaaaaaaataaaaattttattcatctaaaaatcaaaaaatttaactcaaaaccagtaaggaaaggcaaaagtcgggtggagcccaaaaaccaaaaaactggCATAtgtaaaatgtcgtgacgattagacaacaaatacgacctgtaccttgaatTCAaggatacatggactcacagatgcaaatttaaatttgcccataaacatttcatcaaggaactggggcaaacttctcacaaagcaataagtgctgtccgattaaattttaagctcaatgataagggacctcctttttataggcgagtccgaacagcgtgccgcagagcgacacctttttgcGGGGGAAGtattacatggcaaagtacctcataaatgtcgccagcgttaggaggggataaccaccgctgacaaattttctgatgatcctgccaggattcgaacccaggtgttcagcgtcataggcggacatgctatcctttgCGTTACGGTGGATTGAAAAatggacatgactaaatcagatcagaaattgattctggtcgatcggtatagttatcaatgggtctagctcttctccttctgaACTTTGCAAACAAACGCACAAACTTATAacactctgtaccacagtggtggtgtagggtataaactatgaaaattttcttaccTATTCGTTCGCCAATTTATCTACAtcagctgtttttataccctacagtactactgtggtactgggtattataacttagtgcatttgtttgtaacacccagaaggaagagagatagacccattgataagtataccaatcgactcagaatcactttctgattcgagttagctatgtccgtcggtctgtctacCCGTCTGTCcaggttaatttgtgtacaaagtacaggtcgcagttttcatccgatcgtcttaaaatttggtacaagcatgTTTTTCGGGTCAGATACAAAgcctactgaaattggaaaaaaattggatcagatttggatatagctcccatatatgtgttcgtccgatttgcagtaataatgaaataaaaaggtcatttgcaagccgattttctcgaaatgcggcaggaggaattttcttttgattcttgacattactggaaatcggcccagttttagatatagctgtcatatatgtatatcgcccgattttcactcctagagccactgcaagcgcatatattgaccaaaatcttgccaaaattttgcacaacgctttcctcgacgactgccacaatatctgagaagtttgctcgaaatcatctcagatttagatatagctgccatatatgttcGGCAGATTTcgagtaatttgcaataatgttatcatttgtcaaccgtagttattacagtttgaacatacttgctcgaaatttgatagggattgtttaaaaaaccatctgaaaacatccgaggtcgattaaaattgtttcagaatttgatatagcttccacattgtacttatagggtaggtgtagtgtattatacagtcggcaccgccctacttttgtccttccttactcGTTTCCTCATATAAACATTTGGTTTAGATGAATCGTCGAACGAATGGAGTGACAAAATGTAAGAGGTTTTATATACCCTGCTCATGGATTCAGCACCATTCTTCAGGTCGGTGCTGGAATTGAAAAGAATCCAGTACCCGGTTCTGTTCTGGTAATATTACCAGGTATGGTCATAATGGTTACATAGAAAGGTGCTATGCCGACGTAACTCTCTCCATTAACCGACCATTCGACTCCATTACCTTTGAACACCGAACGTACATATATCACTCATTCAACCATTGGAATGACTTAGAAGAGTTTACCAGTTGCcgcggaccctggttctgttcgattcgccagaaccgcctctatcatcggtcggtgtcggtaagGTGCAGGAATTCGGAGCGGAGTATGTAATGTCACGGCCTCTTCGGCAAAAACTGGCCCACTCCGGCAACGCTCCGAATCCCTGGTAAGGCGTAACCGGTGAATGGAGTgggtgcatttccgatcttgctctggccttatgTCACTACAGGAGTATAGTCGcgctgaatatgttgcaagttACTGTGCGAACATTGACGACTGAGAGTCACAAGCGTCGGCGTCATCATCGGACAATGTGACCCCTCCGACCTCCCCCGAGaagcaatatacgcaacaacaGCACCCCAGCCCCCATGCTGCCGCGGCAGTGCCGGAAAATGTATCattcttgcaattgaattgcaacggaggcaagatcgacgagatagtagattttatgagtcggaagaacgtattggttgcagcgatcaaAGCTGGTCAACACCTTCAGACATTGCCATTGTAACGTATCCGGACAGAGTGacatatcctggcaagccgtcatttctttgggatcaaatTACCCCACCCAACTCCGCCCTCCAATTTTTTAACCATTGACCGCCCAGCCGATTTCActacctctgagcgccgaacgtttatcaatcagaagaatgcCGATTGGGTCAGCTTCAGAGAATACACCAATCGCgacttcagtgaactgacactccCCTCAAATTTGCTAGTTGCCAAGAGGAAATTCCGAAACATCATTAACACAGctgccgctcgctttataccaaccGGTCGAAAAccccaagtatggcccaatttCCCGACGCAGGCAGTGGAACTCGCAGACGAGCTTGATGGGATTCTTTGCACGGACGCCACTAACCCAAGAACCATgaagctgaatctggaaattaacagGACCGATGGAGAAACCATTCCAACCAGTGGTGAACAATGCATCACCAGTTTGGTCCACCGGCTGAGCGAGACCTATTGGAATAAAATCCATACCTTGAGATGGGcgaaatacccaaaaggtatttacccgtaaaattggataaatacccggatatttacacaatgtgccaaatttcatcgaattcgggtaataaatggatcttttatggcctcaataacctatatcgggagatcgggtgggcagtctaagggcagctatatcccaatatagtccgatctgaaccgcacttcacagaaatgaataggggtctaccagaactcactgcgctaaatttcatcaaaatcggatgaataattaccaatttattgcctcaagactttaagtctggagatcagtctatatagcggctatatataactaaaatccgattttatgagatcaaaagatcaggtttatatacaaagaatacgaaattatcaaaaaaaaaatgttaaaatgttttcatacccaagatatctgcaaaattataaatacccaataaatatccaaaaaaggtatttattgacaatttacccaataaatacccaagcgttgggtatttacccggtagaaacccatctctatccATACCTGCTAGAATGCTGCTCCATCTCTATCAAGAGACTAAGATCCTTATCGTGCGAAGATATGTTGTCTAAACACTATCGTCGCACCAGCCATCCAAAACACCAACACACAGTCTGGAACTTTGAGATCTGATTTGTGTGGTATTCGTCGTCAACACGAAAAACTCAGCTGAGAGCCCAGTAGCTCCACAAGTTGTAGCGGCATCGAGTGGAGTCTCAATGAAAAGCCAGATGGCACCGGTTCTTGCTTAAATAGTGATTGTCTATGATgttcaatatgacaaggcgagttattggcgcctttaaataactatcGTCCATAACGTTCCCGCAGCAAtaggtcctatggaccggaacgattTCTCACTTAGCTTGACAAGGATTGCTACCTCCACATGTAAATGAGCCTACAATATCAACATCTTGTGGGCACGACTAGAAACGCGTCATATTGAATGTTTATGATCTTGAGCGAAACGATTAGCGCTATAAAAGAGAGCCTCTAGATAAACTAGCATATCAACAAGCAATAAGCAGCCACATACGGAAAGGCGTTCCAGCTTCCGCCCATATCACCTAATGAATTGCCCCcccaaaccagagtagttatgACTCCGTTCGTTTTAATTCCTATTGGGCTACGATTGA
This Stomoxys calcitrans chromosome 2, idStoCalc2.1, whole genome shotgun sequence DNA region includes the following protein-coding sequences:
- the LOC106086792 gene encoding uncharacterized protein LOC106086792: MSTAMGAYCKTRYYAYNLVFMITILSMKFNYYEFTTTTSVNKGFYTNSGNTSSNVLRFRDFEPRSFNKLDTEVGLPRQLPHTAGTNRKSRGFQFHADDKDVSIEMEFIIPFVRIPIERSMHLTKTAFRNLFNLNTHSILTTGAVVAIGGILAILAKLIFSPFGGIGIVGGYKKSSRSSAEYPPWHQLHHDNSSTLYPNNFVSYVESKLYENDIDLGNCIQKTICDYRQRNVAGGHTGTAGSIYKIIDGIMGLKSVHSVLNGTAVKDALDAAKSGRDCSLTYRNCNWNPPVAKKAFGMLAKIVKFEMYKSLRETVLIFAIYLSGSAKAINFDEDFALNGSSIVSMLERKPKVDIVSFNPVGKHLALGLDFLLPFIEIPITREIDIYGNEPALININAGAVILTGILAASSAFASYFFRTYLMLEPSGKSEKNHRSDSYNYETELWSMLDNVKVIYKNSTGAKADTSLKGLLATIDETFALKGIDISSCLQKALCERLKQSHDELPDEASESTSTQAIDKIIDGLASLKWVRRNVLRYTSLNDVISENDEMMTTSNRHQNHLTCDTKYPRCKWPMSGDNISNLIGTHLKFT